Below is a genomic region from Mesorhizobium sp. NZP2298.
CGATGCGGCGCTGATCGGTGCGCTGAAGGCGCTTGTACGCGAGACCGGGCCGGACCTGGTCTTCACGCACGCGCCCAACGACTATCACGCCGACCATCGCGCGCTGTCGGACGGCGTGCGCATCGCTGCCTCGTTCGCGGTTCCTGTGCTGCATGCCGACACGATGGGCGGCACCGGATTCTCGCCGACGCACTATGTCGATGTTTCCGCCCATCGGGATGTCAAGACGCAAGCGATCCGCGCGCACCGCTCGCAACGGCCGGAGCAATATGTCGACCGGGCGCGCATCCAGAATGAATTCCGCGCCGGCCAGTGCAACGGCCTCCCCGGTTCACTGGCCGAGGCCTTTCGTTTCGAGCCGACATTTCCCTTCGCCGACATACGCGCCTTGCTGCCGCCCGCGCCGCCGGTCCGGCCGGTGACGCCACAGCCCTACGTCATCGGCGAGGCCAACTGAGCGGCTGCCGGAAAAACCATCCGGCGGTCATTTCCCAACGATTTCAATCACCCGTTTCGTCATGCTGCGGCGCAGCAACGAATTCGCTTGCCTTGTTTAGTAAAAATTGCATCACTAAACAAATTACTAAACATACGCGGTGCCGAGACGCCGCCATGTTTGGGCCTCTGAGGAGAGAGGTTTGAGGGCTCTTGAAACCGTCATCCGGGCGCGTTTCGCAAATGGGAGGAAGACATGAAATCGAGCTTGAAAATGGCGTTGGGACTGGCCTCGGCGGTGGTTGCGTCGACAGCTGTCTCGAACGTCGCGCACGCTGAAGACCTGACGTTGTGCTGGGCCGCATGGGACCCGGCAAACGCGCTTGTCGAACTGTCCAAGGATTTCACCAAGGAAACCGGCATCGGCATGAAATTCGAATTCGTGCCGTGGACCAACTATGCCGACCGCTTCCTCAACGAGCTGAACTCGCACGGCAAATTGTGCGACCTGATCATCGGCGACAGCCAGTGGATCGGCGGCGCGGCCGAGAACGGCCACTACGTCAAGCTGAACGACTTCTTCGACAAGGAGAAGATCAGCATGGACGACTTCGTGCCGGCAACGGTCGTCGGTTACTCCGAATGGCCGAAGAACACGCCGAACTACTGGGCGCTGCCGGCCATGGGCGACGTCGTCGGCTGGACCTATCGCAAGGACTGGTTCTCCAAGCCCGAGCTGCAGAAGGAATTCAAGGAAAAGTATGGCTGGGATCTCGGCCCACCCACCACCTTCGACCAGTTGAAGCAGATCGCCGAATTCTTCCAGAAGCGGCAGATCGACGGCAAGACCGTCTATGGCGCCTCGATCTACACCGAGCGTGGTTCGGAAGGCATCACCATGGGCGCCATGGACGTGCTCTACAGCTACGGCTTCCAGTATGAGAACCCGAAGAAGCCCTACGAGATGGAAGGCTTCGTCAATTCGGCCGACTCGGTCAAAGGACTGGAATTCTACAAGTCGCTTTACGACTGCTGCACCCCTCCGGGCGCATCGAACAGCTACATGGGTGAAGGCGTCGATGCCTTCAAATCCGGTCAGGTGGCGATGCACATGAACTTCGCCTTCACCTGGCCAGGCCTGCAGAAGGACGAGAATGTCGGCGGCGACAAGATCGGCTATTTCGTCAATCCCAAGGGTCCCGGCGGCGCCCAGTTCGCGCAGCTTGGCGGCCAGGGCATTTCGGTGGTGTCCTATTCCGACAAGCAGGAATCGGCGCTGAAGTACATCAAGTGGTTCGCCAACAAGGATGTGCAGGCCAAGTGGTGGTCCCTCGGCGGCTATTCCTGCTTGAACGCCGTGGTGAAGGATCCGAAGTTCCCGGCCAGCCAGCCCTATGCGCAGACCTTCCTCGACTCGATGGCCATCGTGAAGGATTTCTGGGCCGAGCCAAGCTACGCGCCGCTGCTGCAGGCCTCGCAGAAGCGCTTCCATGACTATGTCGTTGCCGGCCAGGGCTCCGCCAAGGATGCGCTCGACGGCCTGGTCAAGGACTGGACCCAGGTCTTCCAGGACGATGGCAAAATGTAACCGGCTCCTCCCGAGCTAGGACCCAGAGCCGGATGATTTCGGGTCGAACAGACCTGAAATCATCCGCTCCGGACCAAAGAGAGAGAGCATGATGTCGTCCGAAAACCGCTTCACACTTTTCGGCATCATGCCCCTGGTCCCGTGCCGCCCTTGGCACGGGACGCAGTTCAGATAAATTCCATGACAGAGACGACCCAAGTGACCGAAGCAGGACTGACCATGCTCAATCGGACCGCGGAGAACGTTGCCCGGGCGACCCCGGAACCGTTGGCCCGCAAGGTCCGTGGCATCAGCGACAAGGGCCTCGCCTGGCTGTTCATCTCGCCGACGATCCTGTTGCTGCTGGCCATCAACATCTTCCCGCTGTTCTGGGCGATCTATCTGTCGTTCACCAATTACCGGGCCAACCGGCCGAACGAGGTGGTGAAGAACCTCGGCTTTGCCAACTACCAGCGCATTCTCGGCGACCAGGACATCTGGATCGCCATGCAGACGACGGCGCATTTCGTGTTCTGGACCATCCTGTTGCAGACGCTGATCGGCTTCACGCTGGCCTGGCTGATCGACCGGAAGTTCCGTGGCCACGCCTTCTGGACGACGCTGATCCTGGTGCCGATGATGCTGTCGCCGGCGGTGGTCGGCAATTTCTGGCGCTTCCTCTACGAGCCGCAGATCGGCCTGTTCTCTTATGTCATCTCCTTCGTCAGCGGTATTCCACCGACAAGCATACAGATGCTCTCCAATGTCTCGCTGGCGCCGTGGTCGATCATCATCGTCGACACCTGGATGTGGACGCCCTACGTGATGCTGATCTGCCTCGCCGGCCTGCGCTCCATCCCTGAATACATCTACGAGGCGGCCGAGGTCGACCGCGCCTCCAACTGGCGGCAGTTCTGGTCGATCACGCTGCCGATGGCGCTGCCCTTCATCATGCTGGCGGTGCTGTTTCGCGGCATCGAGAACTTCAAGATGTTCGACATGGTCAATCTCTTGACCGGCGGCGGGCCGGGGTCGACCACCGAGGTCGCCTCGATCACGCTGAAGCGGCAGGCTTTCGAGAGCTGGCGTACCGGCTATTCCTCGGCTTTCGCCATCATCCTGTTCGTGGCGGTGTTCGGCCTCGCCAACATCTACGTCAAGGCGCTCAACAAGGTGAAGCAGAGATGAGCCTGACCACAGCCCATTCGGTCGTCGCCCCCTCGGCCAACTCGAAGCGCATCGCCGGCGCGATCATCATCGCCTATGCGCTGATCTCGATCGTGCCGCTGTTGTGGATCTTCGCCACCAGCTTCAAGACGCCGCCGGATTCGATCGCCTATCCGCCGAAGCTGCTGTTCCAGCCGAGCCTCGAAGGCTACTGCAATCTGTTCACGACGCGGACGCGGCAGACGCCGGAATACATCAACTCGCTGGGCCCGGCGACCGGCTTCTGCGACGAGACCACGCGCAAGCGCAACATGGTGATCGCCGGCCCATCCAACTTCCTGCCCCGCTTCGTCAATTCGTTGATCATCGCCTTCGGCTCGACCTTCTGTGCGGTCTTTCTCGGCACGCTGTCGGCCTATGGCTTCTCGCGCTTCAAGGTGCCGCTCGCCGACGACCTCCTGTTCTTCATCCTGTCGACGCGCTTCATGCCGCCGATCGCGGTCGCGATTCCCATCTACCTGATGTACCGCGAGCTTGGCCTGTCGGACACGGCGCTTGGCATGATCCTGCTCTACACGGCGGTCAACGTGTCGCTGGCGGTATGGCTGTTGAAAGGCTTCATCGACGAGATCCCGCGCGAATATGAAGAGGCGGCGATGATCGACGGCTACACGCGGCTGCAGGCATTCTGGCGCACCGTGCTGCCGCAGGCGACGACCGGCATTGCCGCGACCGCCATCTTCTGCCTGATCTTCGCCTGGAACGAATATGCCTTCGCCGCACTGCTGACATCGGGCACGGCGCAGACCGCGCCGCCCTTCATCCCGACCATCATCGGCGAAGGCGGCCAGGACTGGCCGGCGGTGGCGGCCGGCACGACCATCTTCCTGGTGCCTATCCTGGTTTTCACCATCCTGCTTCGCAAGCAATTGCTGCGCGGCATCACCTTCGGCGCGGTGCGCAAATGAGCATGACCAAACCAGCCAAACGCAAATCGCGCTGGCCGGCCTGGGCCCGGCGCGGCGTGATGGAAAACATCGCGACGGCACTGATCGCCATCGGCTTCCTGATGTTGTTCCAGCCCTTCGTGCTGTCGCTCTACACCTACTCCTTCATCACCATGCTAGCCGGCACCGTGATGTTCATCATCGTCTCGAAGTTTCCGGAATAACCATGGCCGAAATTCGCGTCCAGCACCTGAGAAAGGCCTTCGGCGATTTCGTCGCCGTGCAGGATTCCAACTTCGTCGTCGAGGATGGCGAGTTCTTCGTCATGCTTGGGCCGTCGGGCTGCGGCAAAACGACGACCTTGCGCATGATTGCAGGGTTGGAACTGCCGACTGGCGGCCAGATCCTCCTCGGCGGCGACGACGTCACCATGCTGCGGGCACGCGAGCGCGACATCGCCTTCGTCTTCCAGCTGTTCGCGCTCTATCCGCACATGAATGTGCGCAAGAACATCGGCTTTCCGCTGCTGGCACAAGGCATGCCGTCGGCCGAAATTCGCAGCCGCGTCGAGGAGACGGCAAAGCTCCTGCGCATCGACCATCTGCTCAACAAATCCGTTTCCGGCCTTGCCGGCGGCGACCGCCAGCGCGTGGCGCTCGGCCGCGCCATCGTGCGGCGGCCGAAGTGCTTCCTGATGGACGAGCCGCTCGGCACGCTCGACACGGAATTCCGCGACCTGATGGTCCATGAATTGCGCGAACTGCACAACCGCATCCACGCCACCACGGTGTATGTCACGCATGACCAGATGGAGGCGATGTCGATGGCCGACAAGATCGCTGTCATGAACCACGGCGTCATCGAGCAGTTCGGCAGTCCGCGCGAAATCTACGACCGACCGGCAACCATGTTCGTCGCCGACTTCATCGGCTCGCCGCCGATGAACTTTCTGGGCTTCGGCGGCGGGCTCGCCAAGGGCACCAAGGAAATCGTCGTCCAGGGTGCGAAGGTCACGGTACCGGAAGTGCGCGAGGACATTGCGCCAGCCGACATGGCGCTCGGCATCCGGCCTGAACACATCCGCTTCGACGATGCCTCGAAACTGCGCGGCGCCATCTACGGCACTGAATATCTCGGCACCACCCAGATCGTCGCGGTGGAAACGGCGGACGGCATCATCAAGGCGCGCGTGCCAGCCGAAATCCGGCTCAACGCCGGCGATCATGTCGGCCTGGCCTTGAACAGCGCGCGGCTGTCGCTGTTCGACAAGGACTCCGGCCGGGCGGTGAGAACCGCGATCCACGATACCGCCTCTCAGGGGAGAGCGCAGCATGGCTGACGTGCATATCAAGAACGTGACCAAGAGCTTCGGCGAACATGTCGCCGTCGACGGTCTCGACCTGCACATCGCCGATGGCGAATTCGTCGTGCTGCTCGGACCGACCGGAGCCGGCAAGACGACGACGCTGCGGCTGATCGCCGGGTTGGAGCGGCCGGACAGCGGCACGATCGAGATCGGCGGCCACAATGCGACGACACTGTCGCCGGCAGAGCGCGACACGGCCTTTGTGTTCCAACAATACTCGCTCTATCCGCATCTGTCGGTCTACGACAATCTCGCCTTCCCGCTGCGCTCGCCGGCGCGAAAGATACCGGAAGACCAGATCCGCCGGCGGGTCGAGGAAGTGGCGAAGATGGTGCGCATCCATCACAAGCTCGCCAACCGCTCAACCAAGCTGTCGGGCGGCGAAATGCAGCGCGTCGCCATAGGCCGCGCGCTGGTGCGCAAGCCGGCCATCTATCTGATGGACGAACCGCTGTCGTCGCTCGACGCCAAGCTGCGGGCGGATCTGCGGCTCGAGCTGAAGCGCATCCAGTCCGAGCTCGGCGCCACCATGCTCTATGTCACGCACGATCAGATCGAGGCGATGACCATGGCCGACCGCATCGGCATCCTCGCCGACGGCGTTCTGGTGCAGATCGGCACGCCAAGGACGATCTATTCGGAGCCCGCGAACCTGCATGTCGCGGCAAGGCTCGGCCAGCCGGCGATCAATCTTCTGCCGACCGGCTTGCTGCCCGATGGCGGCGCTCCGGCGGGCACCAAGACGATCGGCGCGCGCACCGAACATCTGACGATCGAAAAGGCCATGAATGGCCATGCCGACGGCGTCGTCGACTGGGTCGAGCATCTCGGCGACCAGAACCATCTGCATGTGACGGTGGGGCCAAAGAAACTGGTGACGCTGACCGATCCGGACACCGATCTGGCGCAAGGCGACAAGGTTATGATCCGCTATCGCTCGCCGCTCTATTTCGGCGCCGACGGACAACGGTTGATGTGAAAGGAGTCCGGCGCTCCCATTGAGGGTTCACGCCGCCTCTGATTGACGATTGCGAATACGGGACGAATTCGATGAAGCACTTTTTCAACCGCCGGGAAACGATCGTCACCGAGGCGCTGGACGGCCTGTTGCGGACCATTGGCTCAGGCGATCTCGCGCGCCTCGACGGCTATCCCGAGATCAAGGTCGTGCTGCGCGCCGACTGGGACAAGGCGAAGGTCAGCGTCGTTTCCGGTGGCGGCGCCGGGCACGAGCCCTCGCATGCCGGGTTCGTCGGCAAGGGCATGCTGACGGCGGCGGTTTCGGGCGAGATCTTTGCCTCGCCAAGCGTCGAAGCGGTGCTGGCGGCCATCCGCGCCGTCACCGGCCCGGCCGGCTGCCTGCTGATCGTCAAGAACTACACCGGCGACCGCCTCAATTTCGGCCTGGCGGCCGAGAAGGCGCGCGCCGAAGGTTTTGCCGTCGAGATGGTGATCGTTGCCGACGACATCGCTTTGCCCGACATCGCCCAGCCGCGCGGTGTCGCCGGCACCTTGTTCGTGCACAAGATCGCGGGACATTTGTCGGAGACCGGCCGTGATCTGGCAGAGATCGCGGCAGCGGCGCGGGCCGCTGCGAAGGACATCGTTTCGCTCGGCATGTCGTTGTCGTCTTGCTCGATTCCCGGCCAACCGCACGAGGACAGGTTCGGCGAAAATGATGGCGAGCTTGGCCTTGGCATCCATGGCGAGCCCGGCGTCGAGCGCATCGCGGTGCAAAGCGCGGACCGGCTGGTGGCGATCATGGCCGAGCGCCTGGCGGCTCGGCCCGATCCGAAGGCAAGCCATGCCTTGCTGATCAACAATCTCGGCGCGGTGCCGCCGCTCGAAATGTCGCTGGTTGCCAATGCGGTTCTGGCCTCGCCGTTGGCCAAGACCGTCAAGCTGGCGATCGGTCCTGGCCCGCTGATGACGGCGCTCAACATGAACGGCTTCTCGCTGTCGCTGATCCGGCTCGATGCCGCGCGAGAAGAAGCGCTGCTGGCGCCGGTCGGCCCATACGCCTGGATGCCAGCAAAGCTGGTCGCAGCACCTGCCATTGTGCCCATGGCGAAGGCAGTCCGACAAAGTACGGCCCACAAGGCCAGCCAGAATGCGGGCACCAGGCGCCTGATCGTCACGGTCTGCGACAGACTGATTTCGCTCGAAGCGACGTTGAACGGGCTCGACGCCAAGGCAGGCGACGGCGACACCGGCTCGACGGTGGCGACCGGCGCGCGCAGCATCCTCGAACGGC
It encodes:
- a CDS encoding PIG-L deacetylase family protein, whose protein sequence is MRILALGAHPDDIEIFMFGTMAAYAAQGAELTFAVATDGARGGKSDAAVLARVRRGEATAAAALLGAAPRFLDFPDGELVADAALIGALKALVRETGPDLVFTHAPNDYHADHRALSDGVRIAASFAVPVLHADTMGGTGFSPTHYVDVSAHRDVKTQAIRAHRSQRPEQYVDRARIQNEFRAGQCNGLPGSLAEAFRFEPTFPFADIRALLPPAPPVRPVTPQPYVIGEAN
- a CDS encoding ABC transporter substrate-binding protein; its protein translation is MKSSLKMALGLASAVVASTAVSNVAHAEDLTLCWAAWDPANALVELSKDFTKETGIGMKFEFVPWTNYADRFLNELNSHGKLCDLIIGDSQWIGGAAENGHYVKLNDFFDKEKISMDDFVPATVVGYSEWPKNTPNYWALPAMGDVVGWTYRKDWFSKPELQKEFKEKYGWDLGPPTTFDQLKQIAEFFQKRQIDGKTVYGASIYTERGSEGITMGAMDVLYSYGFQYENPKKPYEMEGFVNSADSVKGLEFYKSLYDCCTPPGASNSYMGEGVDAFKSGQVAMHMNFAFTWPGLQKDENVGGDKIGYFVNPKGPGGAQFAQLGGQGISVVSYSDKQESALKYIKWFANKDVQAKWWSLGGYSCLNAVVKDPKFPASQPYAQTFLDSMAIVKDFWAEPSYAPLLQASQKRFHDYVVAGQGSAKDALDGLVKDWTQVFQDDGKM
- a CDS encoding carbohydrate ABC transporter permease yields the protein MLNRTAENVARATPEPLARKVRGISDKGLAWLFISPTILLLLAINIFPLFWAIYLSFTNYRANRPNEVVKNLGFANYQRILGDQDIWIAMQTTAHFVFWTILLQTLIGFTLAWLIDRKFRGHAFWTTLILVPMMLSPAVVGNFWRFLYEPQIGLFSYVISFVSGIPPTSIQMLSNVSLAPWSIIIVDTWMWTPYVMLICLAGLRSIPEYIYEAAEVDRASNWRQFWSITLPMALPFIMLAVLFRGIENFKMFDMVNLLTGGGPGSTTEVASITLKRQAFESWRTGYSSAFAIILFVAVFGLANIYVKALNKVKQR
- a CDS encoding carbohydrate ABC transporter permease; the protein is MSLTTAHSVVAPSANSKRIAGAIIIAYALISIVPLLWIFATSFKTPPDSIAYPPKLLFQPSLEGYCNLFTTRTRQTPEYINSLGPATGFCDETTRKRNMVIAGPSNFLPRFVNSLIIAFGSTFCAVFLGTLSAYGFSRFKVPLADDLLFFILSTRFMPPIAVAIPIYLMYRELGLSDTALGMILLYTAVNVSLAVWLLKGFIDEIPREYEEAAMIDGYTRLQAFWRTVLPQATTGIAATAIFCLIFAWNEYAFAALLTSGTAQTAPPFIPTIIGEGGQDWPAVAAGTTIFLVPILVFTILLRKQLLRGITFGAVRK
- a CDS encoding ABC transporter ATP-binding protein: MAEIRVQHLRKAFGDFVAVQDSNFVVEDGEFFVMLGPSGCGKTTTLRMIAGLELPTGGQILLGGDDVTMLRARERDIAFVFQLFALYPHMNVRKNIGFPLLAQGMPSAEIRSRVEETAKLLRIDHLLNKSVSGLAGGDRQRVALGRAIVRRPKCFLMDEPLGTLDTEFRDLMVHELRELHNRIHATTVYVTHDQMEAMSMADKIAVMNHGVIEQFGSPREIYDRPATMFVADFIGSPPMNFLGFGGGLAKGTKEIVVQGAKVTVPEVREDIAPADMALGIRPEHIRFDDASKLRGAIYGTEYLGTTQIVAVETADGIIKARVPAEIRLNAGDHVGLALNSARLSLFDKDSGRAVRTAIHDTASQGRAQHG
- a CDS encoding ABC transporter ATP-binding protein; amino-acid sequence: MADVHIKNVTKSFGEHVAVDGLDLHIADGEFVVLLGPTGAGKTTTLRLIAGLERPDSGTIEIGGHNATTLSPAERDTAFVFQQYSLYPHLSVYDNLAFPLRSPARKIPEDQIRRRVEEVAKMVRIHHKLANRSTKLSGGEMQRVAIGRALVRKPAIYLMDEPLSSLDAKLRADLRLELKRIQSELGATMLYVTHDQIEAMTMADRIGILADGVLVQIGTPRTIYSEPANLHVAARLGQPAINLLPTGLLPDGGAPAGTKTIGARTEHLTIEKAMNGHADGVVDWVEHLGDQNHLHVTVGPKKLVTLTDPDTDLAQGDKVMIRYRSPLYFGADGQRLM
- a CDS encoding dihydroxyacetone kinase subunit DhaK, translating into MKHFFNRRETIVTEALDGLLRTIGSGDLARLDGYPEIKVVLRADWDKAKVSVVSGGGAGHEPSHAGFVGKGMLTAAVSGEIFASPSVEAVLAAIRAVTGPAGCLLIVKNYTGDRLNFGLAAEKARAEGFAVEMVIVADDIALPDIAQPRGVAGTLFVHKIAGHLSETGRDLAEIAAAARAAAKDIVSLGMSLSSCSIPGQPHEDRFGENDGELGLGIHGEPGVERIAVQSADRLVAIMAERLAARPDPKASHALLINNLGAVPPLEMSLVANAVLASPLAKTVKLAIGPGPLMTALNMNGFSLSLIRLDAAREEALLAPVGPYAWMPAKLVAAPAIVPMAKAVRQSTAHKASQNAGTRRLIVTVCDRLISLEATLNGLDAKAGDGDTGSTVATGARSILERLDALPLANPAATLGAVGDTLSASMGGSSGVLLSIFFTAAAQALDGGASLPKALLAGLERMTFYGGAKPGDRTMVDALEPALKALDSNGPGEAAIAARRGAEATAAMEKAKAGRSAYVGTKLQGVVDPGAYAVAEVFAAVAALLVTA